From Deltaproteobacteria bacterium, one genomic window encodes:
- a CDS encoding flippase-like domain-containing protein, whose protein sequence is MAEHSGKAGEGGASVEVTAEAGLPQKQGLLHNPVFQRFVQVAGVGIFVWFLFKFDIRKVMAELRGADLVLVLLGMAMTPFYQGFRAVRWTVFAHPGEGAPAEPGRFGRHIYSFLKAAFWGVVTPGRVGDFLKCVDLRKEGHSWTASIAAGVAERFFDSAGVLIVLGLGCAALPESVVFPFSKLGYPDLQLNRLGPLILLAPAAIFAGFLLVPRYLLAPEGAETSHHKGLRQMLFQIGVWLRGRTRMDRVRIVVLTLLAFVPIGAALWLFCRAVNIGISPDQVLVIWAVLGIATIVPAGFLGTGSREAALIYFLPPSWEIAEPKLIALATLVLVQQIATLVLVGPFIIHERIAAARTGSPSTKVE, encoded by the coding sequence GTGGCTGAACATTCAGGAAAAGCCGGGGAGGGCGGGGCTTCCGTGGAAGTCACGGCCGAGGCCGGTCTTCCGCAGAAGCAGGGGCTCCTTCATAATCCCGTGTTCCAGCGGTTCGTGCAGGTGGCCGGCGTCGGCATCTTCGTCTGGTTCCTGTTCAAGTTCGATATCCGCAAGGTGATGGCCGAGCTTCGCGGCGCGGACCTCGTGCTGGTGCTTCTCGGCATGGCCATGACACCGTTCTACCAGGGGTTCCGGGCGGTGCGCTGGACGGTCTTTGCCCATCCGGGCGAGGGAGCCCCGGCGGAACCAGGCCGGTTCGGGCGCCATATCTACAGTTTCCTCAAGGCCGCCTTCTGGGGCGTCGTGACACCGGGCCGGGTCGGCGATTTCCTCAAGTGCGTGGATCTCCGCAAGGAGGGCCATTCCTGGACCGCCTCCATCGCCGCCGGTGTCGCCGAGCGGTTTTTCGATTCCGCTGGCGTGCTCATTGTGCTGGGCCTGGGATGCGCCGCGCTGCCGGAGTCGGTCGTCTTTCCCTTCTCGAAGCTGGGCTATCCTGACCTGCAGCTGAACCGGCTCGGGCCGCTCATCCTGCTGGCGCCGGCGGCGATCTTCGCCGGGTTCCTGCTGGTGCCGCGCTACCTGCTGGCCCCGGAAGGGGCCGAAACCTCCCACCACAAGGGGCTGCGGCAGATGCTTTTCCAGATCGGCGTCTGGCTTCGCGGCCGTACCCGGATGGACCGGGTCCGGATCGTCGTCCTCACGCTGCTCGCCTTCGTGCCGATCGGCGCCGCCCTGTGGCTTTTCTGCCGGGCGGTGAACATCGGCATCTCGCCCGACCAGGTGCTGGTCATCTGGGCCGTGCTGGGCATTGCCACGATCGTGCCGGCGGGTTTCCTTGGCACCGGTTCCCGCGAGGCGGCGCTCATCTACTTCCTTCCGCCCTCATGGGAGATCGCCGAACCCAAGCTGATCGCGCTCGCCACGCTCGTGCTGGTTCAGCAGATCGCCACGCTCGTTCTGGTGGGGCCGTTCATCATCCATGAGCGCATCGCCGCCGCCCGGACCGGCTCTCCTTCCACCAAAGTGGAATAA
- the murF gene encoding UDP-N-acetylmuramoyl-tripeptide--D-alanyl-D-alanine ligase translates to MMPFLGFEEMVRITGGDVIIPTGRSISGASIDTRSIVPGELFLALPGEKAHGHRFVTQAAALGAPAVVLDGSAGGLPDLAPLEKLGHVGAIVVPDPRAALWQLAAARRASFGGTVVAVCGSNGKTTTKNLAGAVCRAVAPSLHTHGSFNNDLGVPLTLLRLEPYHQFAVLELGMNHFGEIDRLAGLVRPSGALMTNIGPEHLEGLGSIEGVAKAEGEIIAHLPPDGFFVVNVDDPFCVRMAEGYRGRKVSFGLEGAADVTATGIRDGGDGVQQFTLRYGGESIELRFPLVGRHNLMNALAASALALALGIPAEAVSAGLESAEPAALRGRLVRGTDGTRLFIDCYNANPASMEAAMASVAALPGTGRLVAVLGEMKELGVDSGRLHYETGGSAARHGFQAVYAYGAGGRRIADGARDGGAAVAEAFDSHASLLAALEPALAGGERILVKGSRGSRMEAVAGPLEARLTGRAGGETH, encoded by the coding sequence ATGATGCCGTTCCTCGGATTCGAGGAAATGGTGAGGATCACCGGCGGGGATGTAATCATCCCGACGGGCCGGTCCATTTCGGGCGCCTCCATCGATACCCGCTCGATCGTTCCGGGCGAGCTGTTCCTGGCCCTGCCGGGAGAAAAGGCGCACGGCCACCGGTTCGTGACGCAGGCGGCAGCGCTGGGCGCTCCGGCGGTGGTGCTGGACGGCTCCGCTGGCGGCCTGCCGGATCTCGCCCCACTGGAAAAGCTCGGCCATGTGGGTGCGATCGTGGTTCCCGACCCCCGGGCCGCGCTGTGGCAGCTCGCGGCGGCGCGGCGTGCCTCGTTCGGAGGAACCGTCGTGGCCGTGTGCGGTTCCAACGGCAAGACCACGACCAAGAATCTTGCCGGGGCTGTCTGCCGGGCCGTCGCGCCGTCGCTCCATACCCACGGCTCGTTCAACAACGACCTCGGCGTCCCGCTCACGCTGCTCCGGCTGGAGCCGTACCACCAGTTCGCCGTGCTGGAACTCGGAATGAACCATTTTGGCGAGATCGACCGGCTGGCAGGGCTTGTCCGGCCGTCGGGCGCGCTGATGACCAATATCGGCCCCGAGCATCTGGAAGGCCTTGGGTCCATCGAAGGCGTGGCGAAGGCCGAGGGAGAGATCATCGCCCACCTGCCGCCAGACGGATTTTTCGTCGTGAACGTGGACGATCCCTTCTGCGTCCGCATGGCTGAAGGCTACCGGGGCCGCAAGGTCAGCTTCGGACTGGAAGGCGCCGCTGACGTGACAGCCACCGGCATCAGGGATGGCGGCGACGGCGTGCAGCAGTTCACGCTCCGCTACGGCGGCGAGAGTATCGAACTCCGCTTCCCTCTTGTGGGCCGCCACAACCTGATGAACGCGCTCGCCGCCTCGGCGCTGGCGCTGGCGCTCGGTATTCCGGCCGAAGCGGTTTCCGCCGGGCTGGAGTCGGCCGAACCGGCCGCCCTGCGCGGAAGGCTGGTCCGGGGCACTGACGGCACGCGCCTGTTCATCGACTGCTACAACGCGAACCCCGCCTCGATGGAAGCGGCGATGGCCTCGGTCGCGGCTCTGCCGGGAACGGGCCGGCTCGTTGCCGTGCTGGGCGAGATGAAGGAACTGGGCGTGGATTCCGGCCGGCTCCACTACGAGACCGGCGGGTCCGCGGCCCGGCACGGATTCCAGGCGGTGTATGCCTATGGCGCGGGCGGACGCCGGATCGCCGATGGCGCCCGCGACGGCGGTGCGGCGGTGGCGGAAGCGTTCGATTCCCATGCGTCCCTGCTGGCGGCCCTGGAACCCGCCCTCGCGGGCGGTGAGCGGATTCTCGTCAAGGGTTCGCGGGGCTCCCGCATGGAAGCGGTTGCG
- a CDS encoding glycosyltransferase family 2 protein produces the protein MRPERIVVVVPAWNEAARIRKVLEAVRHELPEAAVLVVDDGSWDGTGERARMAGVSICRHGLNAGYGVAVQTGLKWAWREGFTVAVTCDADGQHEPQEIRTLLAQMQLSGADLVIGTRYSKERPRYDTSVVRRIGAKVFAWLTRLLIRRNVSDPTSGFRAYGRRAMQLVTGDRYPDDYPDGDAIVMCHRAGLKVVETPVVMHGSPPEKISMHAGLKPLYYVFHMTLSMILMVLRRDRLPEDAKP, from the coding sequence ATGCGGCCTGAGCGGATCGTCGTCGTGGTTCCCGCGTGGAACGAGGCTGCCCGGATACGGAAGGTGCTGGAGGCGGTCCGCCATGAACTGCCCGAGGCGGCGGTACTGGTCGTGGACGACGGCTCGTGGGACGGCACCGGAGAGCGGGCGAGGATGGCCGGTGTCAGCATCTGCAGGCATGGTCTCAACGCGGGCTATGGCGTTGCTGTCCAGACCGGACTCAAGTGGGCCTGGCGCGAGGGGTTCACCGTGGCGGTTACCTGCGACGCCGACGGCCAGCACGAGCCGCAGGAAATCCGGACGCTGCTTGCGCAGATGCAGCTCTCTGGCGCCGATCTGGTCATCGGCACCCGGTACTCGAAGGAGCGGCCCCGCTATGACACGTCGGTCGTCCGCCGCATCGGGGCGAAGGTCTTTGCCTGGCTGACGCGTCTTCTGATCCGCCGGAATGTGAGCGATCCCACCAGCGGGTTCCGGGCCTATGGCCGCCGGGCGATGCAACTGGTGACCGGCGACCGCTACCCGGACGACTACCCGGACGGCGACGCCATCGTGATGTGCCACCGGGCGGGACTGAAGGTGGTCGAGACGCCGGTGGTCATGCACGGCTCGCCGCCCGAGAAGATTTCCATGCACGCCGGGCTGAAGCCGCTCTACTATGTGTTCCACATGACGCTGTCGATGATCCTGATGGTGCTGAGGCGGGACCGCCTGCCGGAGGACGCCAAGCCATGA
- a CDS encoding DUF2304 domain-containing protein, whose amino-acid sequence MTGPLMVTAALGADGLTPRQTVFATIVVVGLLVTVFELVRRRTMRIEYAWLWIITGFALFVLVFRYNWLLALTGWIGAVDSTSTLMIFSVIFLVVLAIHFSIRISQLTNRVKNLTQEAALLQLAVDDLRKERAGSGRDARPETPPEVPAERTG is encoded by the coding sequence ATGACGGGACCGCTCATGGTAACCGCAGCGCTGGGTGCCGACGGCCTCACGCCCCGGCAGACCGTGTTCGCCACCATCGTGGTCGTGGGGCTCCTCGTGACGGTGTTCGAACTGGTCCGCAGGCGGACGATGCGGATCGAGTATGCGTGGCTGTGGATTATCACCGGCTTTGCGCTCTTTGTGCTGGTGTTCCGCTACAACTGGCTGCTTGCGCTGACCGGCTGGATCGGGGCGGTCGATTCCACCAGTACGCTGATGATCTTCTCGGTCATTTTCCTCGTGGTGCTGGCGATCCATTTTTCCATCCGGATATCCCAGCTCACCAACCGCGTGAAGAACCTCACCCAGGAGGCGGCCCTCCTCCAGCTGGCCGTGGACGATCTCCGGAAGGAACGCGCCGGGTCCGGCCGGGATGCGAGGCCGGAGACGCCACCGGAGGTTCCCGCGGAGCGGACCGGGTAA
- a CDS encoding penicillin-binding protein, whose translation MTPEAMRTRLIWTGTLVVLGSLVLAVRAASVQLKQFDQLPRWAQTQNRIRITIPATRGNIIASNGTELAVSIPAESLWAHPKLIENPKAVAKQLAKILRQDERELHHKLSGSRSFVWLARQLDRQTADRVRALEISGIDFVEESKRSYPHGMLAGPVLGFTGIDSNGLAGIEYAADAILRGRDREVVGERDARGRFFRIGGREPDRSPDGDNIYITIDARIQEIAERELMAAVGRHEAIGGTAVVMDPWTGDILAMASYPGFDPNRYRDYPQERWRNDAIGSVWEPGSTLKTFLIAAALEEGAVAPSTLIDCENGRLEYARRVVFRDDHPREVIPAADVLKFSSNIGSIRIAEKLGKEMHLDYLRRFGFGVRSEIDLPGEERGILGPTSQIRDVQWATIAFGQGISVTPLQVTRAMAAIANGGRLPRPRLLASVRNPAGGIVVGRQPPHLERVISSRTAETMTRMLETVVEPDGTGALANVAGYTIAGKTGTSQKHDISRRGYSAKARIGSFVGFVPSRDPKLVIFVSIDEPKGVVYGGKTAGPVFRAIAEQTLSLMAVTPTAPVAGALAMQAGVVPASWEGESGAVPRRREPVVHEPDAGEEYGPRLPDFTGMTQRRLIAWGRQNSVEFEIRGSGIVMRQQPPWGTPLEHAGKVTVEMKPPP comes from the coding sequence ATGACGCCGGAGGCGATGCGCACCCGTCTCATCTGGACCGGCACGCTGGTCGTGCTCGGCTCGCTGGTGCTCGCCGTCCGCGCCGCCTCCGTCCAGCTCAAGCAGTTCGACCAGCTTCCGCGCTGGGCCCAGACCCAGAACCGGATCCGGATCACCATCCCCGCCACCCGCGGAAACATCATCGCCAGCAACGGGACGGAACTGGCCGTCAGTATCCCCGCCGAGAGCCTGTGGGCACACCCGAAGCTGATCGAGAACCCGAAAGCCGTGGCAAAGCAGCTTGCGAAGATTCTCCGCCAGGACGAGCGGGAACTGCACCACAAGCTGTCGGGTTCGCGCAGTTTCGTCTGGCTCGCCCGGCAACTGGACCGGCAAACAGCCGACCGGGTGCGTGCGCTGGAGATTTCCGGCATCGATTTCGTGGAAGAGTCGAAGCGGTCGTACCCCCACGGGATGCTGGCGGGGCCGGTCCTCGGTTTCACGGGCATCGACTCCAACGGGCTTGCGGGAATTGAGTATGCCGCCGACGCGATCCTTCGCGGCCGGGACCGGGAAGTCGTCGGCGAACGGGACGCCCGCGGACGTTTTTTCCGCATCGGCGGACGTGAACCCGACCGGTCGCCGGACGGTGACAACATCTACATTACCATCGATGCCCGCATTCAGGAGATCGCCGAGCGCGAACTGATGGCCGCGGTCGGGCGGCACGAGGCGATCGGCGGTACCGCTGTCGTCATGGACCCGTGGACCGGCGATATCCTGGCGATGGCCAGCTATCCCGGTTTCGATCCCAACCGGTACCGGGACTACCCGCAGGAGCGGTGGCGCAACGATGCCATTGGAAGCGTCTGGGAGCCGGGCTCGACCCTCAAGACGTTCCTGATCGCCGCCGCCCTGGAAGAAGGCGCTGTTGCTCCTTCAACGCTGATCGACTGCGAGAATGGCCGGCTCGAATACGCCCGCCGGGTGGTGTTCAGGGACGATCATCCGCGGGAGGTGATCCCGGCGGCGGACGTGCTCAAGTTCAGCTCCAACATCGGTTCGATCCGCATCGCGGAAAAACTGGGCAAGGAAATGCATCTGGACTACCTGCGCCGGTTCGGCTTCGGCGTCCGGTCGGAGATCGACCTGCCGGGCGAAGAGCGTGGAATACTCGGGCCCACGTCGCAGATACGCGATGTGCAGTGGGCGACGATCGCCTTCGGACAGGGTATTTCGGTGACGCCGCTCCAGGTGACGCGCGCCATGGCCGCCATCGCCAACGGCGGACGGCTGCCCCGGCCCCGGCTGCTGGCCTCGGTGCGAAACCCGGCAGGAGGCATTGTGGTCGGCCGCCAGCCGCCGCACCTGGAGCGGGTGATCAGTTCCAGGACAGCCGAAACGATGACGCGGATGCTGGAAACAGTCGTCGAGCCCGACGGCACCGGTGCGCTGGCGAACGTCGCCGGTTACACGATCGCCGGAAAGACCGGCACGTCGCAGAAGCACGACATTAGCCGGCGCGGTTATTCCGCCAAGGCCCGGATCGGATCGTTCGTCGGCTTCGTTCCCTCCCGGGATCCGAAGCTGGTCATCTTCGTCTCGATCGACGAGCCCAAGGGTGTCGTGTACGGCGGCAAGACCGCCGGGCCCGTCTTCCGGGCCATCGCCGAGCAGACCCTTTCGCTCATGGCCGTGACCCCGACCGCTCCGGTGGCGGGGGCGCTGGCAATGCAGGCCGGCGTCGTGCCCGCCTCCTGGGAGGGCGAGTCCGGCGCCGTTCCGCGCCGCCGCGAACCGGTCGTTCACGAACCGGACGCCGGAGAGGAATACGGCCCCCGGCTCCCGGACTTTACCGGGATGACCCAGCGGCGTCTCATCGCCTGGGGCCGCCAGAACAGTGTCGAATTTGAAATCCGGGGTTCCGGAATAGTCATGCGCCAGCAGCCTCCCTGGGGAACGCCGCTGGAGCATGCTGGAAAAGTGACGGTGGAGATGAAACCGCCACCCTGA
- a CDS encoding aldehyde dehydrogenase family protein translates to MADARQYKLFIGGEFVDAADGAVFESRNPFNQELVATCALAGPADVDRAVAAARKTFESKEWQKLTGADRGAILDRLAGLVQKNLSDLAKLEAADSGSIMLKAMSDMSQCIATLKYYAECARRLNAMRPLELFEKPIMSANYVYKEPVGVVGQIIPWNFPLVMFCWKIGPALAAGCTVVIKPALETPSTAMEFARFCGEAGVPAGAINIVPGGAEAGERISSHPGIDKVAFTGSTAIGRRVMEVASGTLKRVTLECGGKSANIVLEDADLDQAIDGSMWATFFHAGQACESGTRLFLPEKLHDQFVEKLAEKTRKIRLGDPAQMTTQMGPVVSERQQKRILGYIQSGREQGAEAVTGGGKPAGEAFQKGWFIEPTVFVAVKNDMKIAQEEIFGPVLSVLKYKDVDEAVALANDSIYGLGGGVWSKSNDKALAVAKRLRTGTVWINEWHMLNVKAPFGGYKQSGIGREFGEEGLEAYLETKHLHIDLIGTRSKKVWYDMIAPRG, encoded by the coding sequence ATGGCGGACGCAAGGCAGTACAAGCTGTTCATTGGCGGGGAGTTTGTGGATGCAGCCGACGGGGCTGTGTTCGAGTCCCGCAATCCCTTCAACCAGGAACTGGTGGCGACCTGCGCGCTGGCGGGACCGGCCGACGTGGACCGGGCCGTCGCGGCCGCCCGCAAGACGTTCGAGTCGAAGGAGTGGCAAAAGCTTACTGGTGCCGACCGCGGCGCGATACTCGACCGGCTGGCCGGGCTGGTCCAGAAGAACCTGAGCGACCTCGCCAAGCTGGAGGCGGCCGATTCGGGCTCGATCATGCTGAAGGCGATGAGCGACATGAGCCAGTGTATCGCCACGCTGAAATACTACGCCGAATGCGCCCGGCGTCTGAACGCCATGCGTCCGCTGGAACTGTTCGAAAAACCCATCATGTCGGCCAACTACGTCTACAAGGAGCCGGTCGGCGTCGTGGGGCAGATCATCCCGTGGAACTTCCCTCTGGTGATGTTCTGCTGGAAGATCGGCCCGGCGCTCGCCGCCGGCTGCACGGTGGTCATCAAGCCGGCACTGGAAACCCCGTCTACGGCGATGGAGTTCGCCCGGTTCTGCGGCGAAGCGGGTGTACCGGCCGGGGCCATCAACATCGTGCCGGGCGGGGCCGAGGCGGGCGAGCGGATCAGCTCCCATCCTGGCATCGACAAGGTCGCCTTCACTGGCTCGACGGCCATCGGCCGCCGGGTGATGGAGGTGGCTTCGGGGACGCTGAAGCGCGTGACGCTGGAGTGCGGCGGCAAGAGCGCCAACATCGTCCTTGAGGATGCCGACCTCGACCAGGCCATCGACGGTTCCATGTGGGCGACCTTCTTCCATGCCGGCCAGGCCTGCGAATCGGGCACCCGGCTGTTCCTGCCCGAGAAACTCCACGACCAGTTCGTTGAGAAGCTGGCGGAAAAGACCCGGAAAATCCGTCTGGGCGATCCGGCCCAGATGACCACGCAGATGGGGCCGGTCGTGAGCGAGCGGCAGCAGAAGCGGATACTGGGCTACATCCAGAGCGGACGCGAGCAGGGGGCCGAGGCCGTCACCGGTGGTGGCAAGCCTGCGGGCGAGGCGTTCCAGAAGGGCTGGTTCATCGAGCCCACCGTGTTCGTGGCGGTGAAGAACGACATGAAGATCGCCCAGGAGGAGATATTCGGGCCGGTGCTGTCGGTGCTCAAGTACAAGGACGTGGACGAGGCCGTCGCGCTGGCCAACGACTCGATCTATGGCCTTGGCGGCGGCGTCTGGTCAAAATCGAACGACAAGGCGCTCGCTGTCGCCAAGCGGCTCCGCACCGGGACGGTCTGGATCAACGAGTGGCACATGCTGAACGTCAAGGCTCCCTTCGGCGGCTACAAGCAGTCGGGTATCGGCCGCGAGTTCGGCGAGGAAGGGCTCGAGGCCTATCTCGAAACCAAGCACCTCCATATCGACCTTATCGGCACCCGCTCGAAGAAGGTCTGGTACGACATGATCGCGCCGAGGGGATAA
- a CDS encoding UDP-N-acetylmuramoyl-L-alanyl-D-glutamate--2,6-diaminopimelate ligase — MRLEVLLTSLNGIELASRCDGSAELVSCVDDHRAARAGSLFVALKGARMDGHDWAAAALGQGATGVLLDRTDVAGSLAAAFPDRAVLLARNTRELAGPAAAAISGYPGRSLRSAGVTGTNGKTTTAFLLESVFQVADLAPALVGTVGTRWPGHAAESAQTTPGAAALQGLLASAVKAGARSLSIEISSHAIDQWRADGLDLDCAVFTNLTRDHLDYHGGMDRYFAAKAAMFTRLLVQSVKRPRTAVINLDDPYGRRLAGMVPAEVERVLLYSCEAGTGAQVWAESYELSASGIRASVITPAGKLELRSRLLGAYNLSNLLGALAAGIGMDIPPETVIRGLELAPPPPGRLERVDGGAGFEVLVDYAHTPDALEKVLVTLRPLAGGRLITVFGCGGDRDATKRPEMAAAAARYSDLVVLTSDNPRTEDPERILDACEAGFAAENFPAASGGMTRGYVRIADRQAAIGEAVRRARPGDIVLIAGKGHETCQIIGTEKRPFDDRLEAALALRSKREGRS, encoded by the coding sequence GTGAGGCTTGAAGTGCTCCTGACCTCTCTCAATGGAATCGAACTGGCCAGCCGCTGCGACGGTTCGGCCGAACTCGTCTCGTGCGTGGACGATCACCGGGCCGCCCGCGCCGGTTCGCTTTTCGTCGCGCTGAAGGGTGCCCGGATGGACGGCCACGACTGGGCCGCCGCCGCGCTCGGGCAGGGGGCCACTGGCGTGCTTCTTGACCGGACGGATGTGGCCGGATCCCTTGCCGCGGCGTTCCCGGATCGCGCCGTACTGCTGGCCCGGAATACCCGCGAGCTTGCCGGTCCCGCCGCCGCCGCCATCAGCGGGTATCCGGGCCGGAGTCTCCGCTCGGCGGGCGTTACCGGCACCAACGGCAAGACGACGACGGCGTTCCTTCTGGAGTCGGTATTCCAGGTGGCGGATCTCGCGCCCGCCCTGGTCGGTACGGTTGGAACCCGCTGGCCCGGCCATGCGGCCGAATCGGCGCAGACGACACCGGGGGCGGCGGCCCTCCAGGGGCTGCTCGCCTCGGCGGTGAAAGCCGGTGCGCGGTCGCTCTCGATCGAGATATCCTCCCATGCCATCGACCAGTGGCGGGCCGACGGGCTCGACCTGGACTGCGCGGTCTTCACCAACCTCACCCGCGACCATCTCGACTACCACGGCGGCATGGATCGGTATTTCGCCGCCAAGGCGGCGATGTTCACACGGCTGCTCGTCCAGTCGGTGAAACGGCCGCGCACCGCCGTCATCAATCTGGACGACCCCTATGGCCGCCGCCTGGCGGGAATGGTCCCGGCGGAGGTGGAGCGGGTGCTGCTCTATTCGTGCGAGGCCGGTACGGGCGCGCAGGTATGGGCCGAAAGCTATGAGCTGTCCGCTTCCGGCATCCGGGCGTCCGTCATAACTCCCGCCGGAAAGCTGGAGCTGAGGTCGCGGCTTCTGGGTGCCTACAACCTGTCGAACCTCCTTGGCGCGCTGGCGGCGGGGATTGGCATGGACATCCCGCCGGAGACGGTGATCCGGGGGCTGGAACTGGCCCCGCCGCCACCCGGACGGCTGGAGCGGGTGGACGGCGGCGCCGGTTTCGAGGTTCTCGTCGATTACGCCCACACGCCCGACGCGCTGGAGAAAGTCCTCGTCACGCTCAGGCCGCTCGCCGGGGGAAGGCTCATCACGGTGTTCGGCTGCGGCGGCGACCGCGACGCCACCAAGCGTCCGGAGATGGCCGCCGCCGCCGCCCGGTACAGCGATCTGGTGGTGCTCACCTCCGACAATCCGAGGACCGAAGACCCGGAGCGGATACTGGATGCCTGCGAGGCCGGTTTTGCGGCGGAGAATTTCCCGGCCGCGTCCGGCGGCATGACAAGGGGTTACGTGCGTATCGCCGACCGGCAGGCAGCCATCGGGGAGGCCGTCCGCCGCGCCCGGCCCGGAGACATCGTGCTGATTGCGGGCAAGGGGCACGAAACCTGCCAGATCATCGGCACGGAAAAACGGCCTTTCGATGACCGGCTGGAAGCGGCGCTTGCCCTCCGTTCGAAACGGGAGGGAAGGTCATGA
- the rsmH gene encoding 16S rRNA (cytosine(1402)-N(4))-methyltransferase RsmH, with protein sequence MENASGHRSVLLDEAVSALMPERGGLYVDGTFGAGGHSRELVRRLPEGGRVIALDVDPGAIEAGGGRLGPLAARVTLRRGNFARLPEILDGMGIGAVDGVLLDLGWSGLQLEGKGMSFMRDEPLDMRLDPDLAVTAAGLVNGLPEKALADTLFHLGGETESRRVARAIVAARPVTTTAELARIVEEGKGGRRGARIHPATKTFQALRMRVNDEAGNLRAALENIPGRLAPGGRLAVITFHSAEDRMVKNAFRSLSTPEKDPVTGQIVKEAGWKTLRDIAPSDAETGSNPRARSARLRVLERRAA encoded by the coding sequence ATGGAGAACGCCAGCGGGCACCGGAGTGTCCTGCTCGACGAGGCTGTCTCGGCCCTCATGCCGGAGCGTGGCGGTCTCTATGTGGACGGCACGTTCGGAGCAGGCGGGCACTCGCGGGAACTGGTGCGCCGCCTGCCGGAAGGGGGCCGCGTGATCGCGCTCGACGTGGACCCCGGAGCCATTGAGGCGGGCGGCGGGCGGCTGGGGCCGCTGGCCGCCCGCGTCACGCTCCGCCGCGGGAACTTCGCCCGGCTCCCGGAGATTCTGGACGGGATGGGAATCGGGGCCGTGGATGGCGTGCTGCTCGATCTCGGCTGGTCCGGCCTGCAACTGGAAGGAAAGGGGATGTCGTTCATGCGGGATGAACCGCTCGACATGCGCCTGGACCCGGACCTCGCCGTCACGGCGGCCGGTCTTGTGAACGGCCTGCCCGAAAAGGCCCTCGCCGACACCCTGTTTCATCTGGGCGGCGAAACCGAGAGCCGCCGAGTCGCCAGGGCCATTGTTGCCGCCCGGCCGGTCACGACCACGGCCGAGCTCGCCCGCATTGTCGAGGAAGGCAAGGGCGGCCGCCGGGGCGCGCGGATTCATCCGGCGACGAAGACCTTTCAGGCGCTCAGGATGCGCGTGAACGACGAGGCGGGAAACCTTCGCGCTGCGCTGGAGAATATTCCCGGCCGGCTCGCGCCCGGCGGACGGCTGGCAGTCATCACCTTCCATTCGGCCGAAGACCGCATGGTGAAAAACGCCTTCCGGTCCCTGTCCACGCCGGAGAAAGACCCCGTGACCGGCCAGATCGTGAAGGAAGCCGGCTGGAAAACGCTCCGCGATATCGCGCCGTCGGATGCCGAAACCGGATCCAACCCCCGCGCCCGGAGCGCCCGGCTCCGTGTGCTGGAACGGAGGGCCGCATGA
- a CDS encoding cell division protein FtsL, which translates to MTSVSISASRSVQLQRRAHDGPGLLLIIGPCLLTLVLGVGYAWARTELVHTAMETGELRRLERELEMRERELLTEVSALKNPARIEKFARTQLGLVTRSPSQLLQVNPEIMRKVFAGRNGP; encoded by the coding sequence ATGACCAGCGTTTCGATCAGCGCCAGCCGGTCGGTCCAGCTCCAGCGCCGCGCGCACGATGGCCCTGGCCTCCTGCTCATCATCGGCCCGTGTCTGCTCACGCTGGTACTGGGTGTCGGCTATGCCTGGGCCCGGACCGAACTGGTCCACACGGCGATGGAGACGGGCGAGCTTCGCCGCCTGGAACGTGAACTGGAGATGCGGGAGCGGGAGCTTCTCACGGAAGTGTCGGCGCTCAAGAACCCGGCCCGTATCGAGAAGTTCGCCCGCACACAGCTCGGCCTTGTGACCCGGAGCCCGTCGCAGCTCCTTCAGGTGAACCCGGAGATCATGCGGAAGGTGTTTGCAGGGAGGAACGGCCCATGA